The following proteins come from a genomic window of Syngnathus acus chromosome 15, fSynAcu1.2, whole genome shotgun sequence:
- the LOC119134348 gene encoding condensin-2 complex subunit D3-like isoform X2 produces the protein MELTSPLRFLKLNQVPQAWVNAVWDAEFTEMVPMDDDNIEEELAACGEEDFRRLYAYLLALSEEQQSPSTDASFQSIWMQLRENGVSVQSLVAVLSSFVLPGKAKAANVQQRVASLHAASLYLLLLGIPGSIGNKVFHEILLDTCLSASAHCWPQDFGKKRKKGTVKTSQAEGKRSKPHRKETQEMEVDEEEELIFSSQDLNKIRDALVLLVQSLLRLLQTLSLKDKAQSACRCVQIFTKLIYFEPVIGEPNFSAERDVRELRSLPEMAFYGLRLICAPKHGDQKESLRRVFHRLLYVILMMNKEDRSRPTLLVLSHAVLAARDQAIRFVCHIVNELKEVALPLLKVLVQHICFQVVEKCEFRKHAAQAVGTLISEMSSTDCAHFIKWLYNFSRQSKMVSRLFSVDVTMVLLGQPERRPEECDEHAALARYLPHRFLIQNLLFARRNDHSTTVQSHVLACLAQCLELPSLNATCAIQSLFSATVTQTLLEGESTEGGSQHPQKSFQTLPFRTVEVASTESSVCDARENMALLMRRVQDSKCNVRKSALQALVGLLKHGVIPTSWENLSMLSERCRDPAVSVKKKALQCVDEILHAKPDCSLAQKAWLLGVVPAVEDCESAVQEKALEALDHILLSQVKAYAACRHLDSSQRLTWKLLNLLCDECHSLSQYFSRAITIWTKQNKFTETFVTNLISHTEADHSRGAWLLLSKVVSASPKIPYGKLMDAWDNMVRSKNVSATTCCHILGVIGDISAHLNEDTKARIVDDMMPWLKSFTMSLEAISAAIDTLHQIGSGEDVKQTQAFLNHHCGELVSICESYLAAIILTKNGIHNVNEELMVKHLHTFGVASLNCPARVSKRMILLVESVLIPNPDKLQDCQDELAASLPVFQSNLLPTKVRAHGVITLGKLCLQHEELVRKYLPVFARELELGTEVAVRNNIVVIMCDLCVRYTNMVDRYIPDISACLRDDQTIIREHALIMLTNLLQEEFVKWKGSLFFRFMVVLVDPVPAIVSLCEYCLVHILLKKSPEMFSQHFIECIYHFNLYSGHNSYKLTETESGKLRFSLKGPQHREKRFRIYRFLLLHLTDAQRFKITNKMNQSVLACFANEELPLNADAEDILSDTFNILTLKEMKLQATASAAGDEQDEENMSTMAKAVFQAAQNKVISQVRKKAFVEDTVPLIISLKRLLEQRQSPVLKDLTAYLQVTMQDYPQEVKEFFAGDEQLAAEVDFALKQAGKDRHPEKPMDNCNLNEDSKMLAAQALAHRSTSLSKNLQPFSFSTPHPNQLHARLWQSERRRHLLARTGSERQSNSITLGTTEKSQGVVNSRAISTPNDMGLNVTFEEGVSAIYNDQTSSRQESSVLHVRSDGNQPSGPRQWNDQSPFRPKKKSSL, from the exons ATGGAGTTGACGTCTCCGTTGCGGTTTTTGAAACTGAACCAAGTCCCACAAG ccTGGGTGAATGCAGTGTGGGATGCAGAATTTACAGAGATGGTACCGATGGACGATGATAACATAGAGGAGGAATTGGCAGCCTGCGGAGAGGAAGATTTCAGAAGACTGTACGCATATCTGCTGGCGCTTTCTGAGGAACAACAGTCTCCTAGCACCGATGCCAGTTTTCAG AGTATCTGGATGCAGCTGAGGGAGAATGGTGTTTCGGTGCAGTCTTTGGTGGCTGTGCTGTCCTCCTTTGTTTTGCCGGGCAAAGCCAAAGCAGCGAATGTTCAGCAGAGGGTGGCTAGCCTTCATGCTGCTTCCCTCTATCTGTTGCTGCTTGGAATCCCAG GAAGCATTGGCAACAAAGTTTTTCACGAGATTTTATTGGACACTTGCTTGAGTGCAAGCGCTCACTGCTGGCCTCAAGACTTTGGCAAAAAGCGCAAGAAGGGCACTGTCAAGACTTCTCAGGCAGAGGGCAAGCGTTCCAAACCACACCGGAAGGAAACTCAAGAG ATGGAAGtcgatgaggaagaggagctcATCTTCTCAAGTCAAGACCTAAATAAGATCCGAGATGCGCTGGTTCTTCTGGTTCAAAGTCTTCTCCGACTTTTGCAGACATTGTCACTCAAAGACAAAGCGCAAAGTGCTTGCCGTTGCGTCCAG ATTTTTACCAAGTTGATTTACTTTGAACCAGTCATCGGAGAGCCCAACTTTTCTGCCGAACG AGACGTCCGAGAATTGCGGAGCCTTCCCGAGATGGCCTTCTACGGCCTGCGGCTGATTTGCGCACCAAAACATGGAGACCAAAAAGAA TCGCTGAGGAGGGTTTTCCACCGACTTCTCTACGTAATCCTGATGATGAATAAAGAGGACAGAAGCAGACCGACCTTGCTCGTACTCAGCCACGCAGTACTCGCCGCACGGGATCAAGCCATCCGCTTTGTCTG TCACATTGTGAACGAGCTGAAAGAAGTGGCTCTTCCTCTCTTAAAAGTGCTCGTGcagcacatttgttttcaggTG GTGGAAAAATGTGAGTTTCGAAAGCACGCGGCCCAAGCTGTTGGCACGCTGATATCAGAGATGTCAAGTACAGACTGTGCGCACTTCATCAAGTGGCTGTATAACTTCTCCAGACAATCCAAG ATGGTGTCTCGCCTGTTCTCTGTGGATGTCACGATGGTTCTACTGGGGCAGCCGGAGAGGAGGCCGGAGGAATGTGACGAGCACGCGGCTCTGGCCCGCTACCTGCCGCATCGCTTCCTCATCCAGAACCTGTTGTTCGCTCGACGCAATGACCACTCCACCACTGTCCAAAGCCACGTCCTGGCCTGCTTGGCTCAGTGTCTGGAGTTGCCTTCACTCAATGCTACCTGCGCTATCCAAAGCCTCTTCTCTGCCA CTGTAACCCAAACTCTATTGGAAGGGGAAAGTACAGAAG GCGGTTCCCAGCATCCACAGAAAAGCTTCCAGACCTTGCCGTTCAGGACTGTGGAGGTCGCTAGCACCGAGAGCTCTGTCTGTGATG CGAGAGAGAACATGGCTCTTCTCATGCGGCGTGTGCAAGACTCCAAGTGTAATGTTCGCAAATCAGCACTGCAG GCCCTAGTAGGTCTTCTGAAGCACGGCGTGATCCCAACGAGCTGGGAGAACCTTTCTATGCTCTCGGAGCGCTGTCGAGACCCGGCTGTGTCTGTGAAAAAGAAAGCCTTGCAGTGTGTGGACGAGATCCTTCAC GCTAAACCGGATTGCAGCCTGGCGCAGAAGGCATGGCTGCTGGGCGTGGTACCGGCGGTTGAAGATTGCGAGAGCGCCGTCCAGGAGAAGGCCCTGGAGGCTCTCGACCACATCTTGCTCAGCCAGGTCAAAGCCTACGCCGCCTGCCGCCATCTTGATAGCAGTCAGAGGCTGACCTGGAAGCTGCTAAATCTGCTCTGCGACGAGTGTCACAGCCTTAG CCAATATTTCAGTCGGGCCATCACCATCTGgactaaacaaaacaagtttaCGGAAACATTTGTAACGAATCTGATTTCGCACACGGAGGCTGATCACAGTCGTGGAGCCTGGCTGCTGCTTTCCAAGGTGGTTTCTGCATCTCCCAAAATTCCATATGGCAAACTCATGGATGCCTGGGACAACATGGTCAG ATCCAAAAATGTGAGCGCGACAACCTGCTGTCACATTCTGGGTGTGATTGGAGACATTTCTGCTCACTTGAATGAAGACACAAAGGCTCGGATTGTTG ATGATATGATGCCTTGGCTGAAGTCCTTTACCATGTCTCTTGAGGCTATCAGTGCTGCCATAGATACTCTGCATCAAATTGGCAGCGGTGAAGATGTCAAGCAAACTCAG gcTTTCCTGAATCATCACTGTGGTGAGCTGGTGTCAATTTGTGAGTCTTATCTGGCTGCTATAATCCTGACCAAAAATGGAATCCACAACGTTAATGAAGAGCTGATG GTGAAACACCTTCACACCTTTGGTGTTGCCTCACTCAACTGTCCTGCTCGAGTGTCCAAAAGAATGATCTTGCTTGTGGAATCTGTCCTTATCCCAAATCCAGACAAATTACAAG ATTGTCAAGATGAGCTAGCAGCTTCACTTCCCGTCTTCCAAAGCAACTTGCTGCCGACCAAAGTCCGAGCCCACGGCGTCATTACTTTGG GTAAGCTGTGTCTGCAACATGAGGAACTGGTCCGCAAGTACCTTCCCGTGTTCGCCAGAGAGCTGGAGCTCGGTACAGAAGTGGCCGTACGCAACAACATTGTGGTGATCATGTGTGACCTATGCGTTCGATACACAAATATGGTGGATCGCTACATCCCCGACATTTCCGCCTGTCTACGAGACGACCAAACAATCATCCGGGAGCATGCTCTCATCATGCTCACCAACCTCCTCCAG GAGGAGTTTGTAAAATGGAAGGGCTCTCTATTCTTCCGCTTCATGGTGGTGCTAGTTGATCCTGTCCCAGCCATCGTCAG TCTGTGTGAATACTGCCTGGTTCACATACTGCTGAAAAAGAGCCCAGAAATGTTTAGTCAGCATTTCATTGAGTGCATCTACCACTTCAATTTGTACAGTGGACATAATTCCTACAAGTTGACTGAAACTGAAAG TGGAAAACTTCGGTTCTCCCTAAAGGGGCCTCAGCACCGCGAGAAACGTTTTCGGATTTACCGCTTTCTACTGCTCCATTTGACGGATGCGCAACGCTTCAAGATCACCAATAAGATGAACCAAAGTGTCCTGG CCTGCTTTGCCAATGAAGAGCTGCCACTGAATGCAGATGCGGAAGACATTTTATCAGACACCTTCAACATACTGACTTTGAAAGAGATGAAGCTTCAGGCCACTGCGAGCGCTGCAGGGGACGAACAAGACGAGGAAAATATGAGCACCATGGCAAAAGCAGTTTTCCAGGCAGCTCAAAATAAGGTGATTTCTCAG GTCAGGAAGAAGGCTTTCGTGGAGGACACCGTTCCTCTCATCATCAGTCTTAAGCGCTTACTGGAGCAGAGACAGTCTCCTGTCCTCAAAGATCTCACAGCCTACCTGCAG GTGACAATGCAGGACTACCCTCAAGAAGTCAAGGAGTTTTTTGCCGGGGATGAGCAATTAGCAGCAGAAGTGGACTTTGCCCTAAAGCAAGCAGGGAAGGACCGCCATCCGGAGAAGCCGATGGACAACTGCAACCTGAATGAGGACTCCAAAATGCTTGCAGCTCAg GCTTTGGCGCACCGCTCTACTTCTTTGTCAAAGAATCTGCAACCTTTCAGCTTTTCCACGCCACATCCAAATCAGCTCCATGCAAGACTTTGGCAGAGTGAGag GCGAAGGCATCTCTTGGCCAGAACCGGCTCAGAACGACAGTCAAACTCCATCACTCTGGGAACAACAG AAAAGTCTCAAGGAGTCGTGAATAGCAGAGCCATCAGCACTCCAAACG ATATGGGCctaaatgtgacttttgagGAGGGAGTCAGTGCCATCTACAATGATCAAACAA GTTCTCGCCAGGAAAGTAGCGTTCTTCATGTACGCTCAGATGGAAATCA
- the LOC119134348 gene encoding condensin-2 complex subunit D3-like isoform X1, which yields MELTSPLRFLKLNQVPQAWVNAVWDAEFTEMVPMDDDNIEEELAACGEEDFRRLYAYLLALSEEQQSPSTDASFQSIWMQLRENGVSVQSLVAVLSSFVLPGKAKAANVQQRVASLHAASLYLLLLGIPGSIGNKVFHEILLDTCLSASAHCWPQDFGKKRKKGTVKTSQAEGKRSKPHRKETQEMEVDEEEELIFSSQDLNKIRDALVLLVQSLLRLLQTLSLKDKAQSACRCVQIFTKLIYFEPVIGEPNFSAERDVRELRSLPEMAFYGLRLICAPKHGDQKESLRRVFHRLLYVILMMNKEDRSRPTLLVLSHAVLAARDQAIRFVCHIVNELKEVALPLLKVLVQHICFQIVEKCEFRKHAAQAVGTLISEMSSTDCAHFIKWLYNFSRQSKMVSRLFSVDVTMVLLGQPERRPEECDEHAALARYLPHRFLIQNLLFARRNDHSTTVQSHVLACLAQCLELPSLNATCAIQSLFSATVTQTLLEGESTEGGSQHPQKSFQTLPFRTVEVASTESSVCDARENMALLMRRVQDSKCNVRKSALQALVGLLKHGVIPTSWENLSMLSERCRDPAVSVKKKALQCVDEILHAKPDCSLAQKAWLLGVVPAVEDCESAVQEKALEALDHILLSQVKAYAACRHLDSSQRLTWKLLNLLCDECHSLSQYFSRAITIWTKQNKFTETFVTNLISHTEADHSRGAWLLLSKVVSASPKIPYGKLMDAWDNMVRSKNVSATTCCHILGVIGDISAHLNEDTKARIVDDMMPWLKSFTMSLEAISAAIDTLHQIGSGEDVKQTQAFLNHHCGELVSICESYLAAIILTKNGIHNVNEELMVKHLHTFGVASLNCPARVSKRMILLVESVLIPNPDKLQDCQDELAASLPVFQSNLLPTKVRAHGVITLGKLCLQHEELVRKYLPVFARELELGTEVAVRNNIVVIMCDLCVRYTNMVDRYIPDISACLRDDQTIIREHALIMLTNLLQEEFVKWKGSLFFRFMVVLVDPVPAIVSLCEYCLVHILLKKSPEMFSQHFIECIYHFNLYSGHNSYKLTETESGKLRFSLKGPQHREKRFRIYRFLLLHLTDAQRFKITNKMNQSVLACFANEELPLNADAEDILSDTFNILTLKEMKLQATASAAGDEQDEENMSTMAKAVFQAAQNKVISQVRKKAFVEDTVPLIISLKRLLEQRQSPVLKDLTAYLQVTMQDYPQEVKEFFAGDEQLAAEVDFALKQAGKDRHPEKPMDNCNLNEDSKMLAAQALAHRSTSLSKNLQPFSFSTPHPNQLHARLWQSERRRHLLARTGSERQSNSITLGTTEKSQGVVNSRAISTPNDMGLNVTFEEGVSAIYNDQTSSRQESSVLHVRSDGNQPSGPRQWNDQSPFRPKKKSSL from the exons ATGGAGTTGACGTCTCCGTTGCGGTTTTTGAAACTGAACCAAGTCCCACAAG ccTGGGTGAATGCAGTGTGGGATGCAGAATTTACAGAGATGGTACCGATGGACGATGATAACATAGAGGAGGAATTGGCAGCCTGCGGAGAGGAAGATTTCAGAAGACTGTACGCATATCTGCTGGCGCTTTCTGAGGAACAACAGTCTCCTAGCACCGATGCCAGTTTTCAG AGTATCTGGATGCAGCTGAGGGAGAATGGTGTTTCGGTGCAGTCTTTGGTGGCTGTGCTGTCCTCCTTTGTTTTGCCGGGCAAAGCCAAAGCAGCGAATGTTCAGCAGAGGGTGGCTAGCCTTCATGCTGCTTCCCTCTATCTGTTGCTGCTTGGAATCCCAG GAAGCATTGGCAACAAAGTTTTTCACGAGATTTTATTGGACACTTGCTTGAGTGCAAGCGCTCACTGCTGGCCTCAAGACTTTGGCAAAAAGCGCAAGAAGGGCACTGTCAAGACTTCTCAGGCAGAGGGCAAGCGTTCCAAACCACACCGGAAGGAAACTCAAGAG ATGGAAGtcgatgaggaagaggagctcATCTTCTCAAGTCAAGACCTAAATAAGATCCGAGATGCGCTGGTTCTTCTGGTTCAAAGTCTTCTCCGACTTTTGCAGACATTGTCACTCAAAGACAAAGCGCAAAGTGCTTGCCGTTGCGTCCAG ATTTTTACCAAGTTGATTTACTTTGAACCAGTCATCGGAGAGCCCAACTTTTCTGCCGAACG AGACGTCCGAGAATTGCGGAGCCTTCCCGAGATGGCCTTCTACGGCCTGCGGCTGATTTGCGCACCAAAACATGGAGACCAAAAAGAA TCGCTGAGGAGGGTTTTCCACCGACTTCTCTACGTAATCCTGATGATGAATAAAGAGGACAGAAGCAGACCGACCTTGCTCGTACTCAGCCACGCAGTACTCGCCGCACGGGATCAAGCCATCCGCTTTGTCTG TCACATTGTGAACGAGCTGAAAGAAGTGGCTCTTCCTCTCTTAAAAGTGCTCGTGcagcacatttgttttcag ATTGTGGAAAAATGTGAGTTTCGAAAGCACGCGGCCCAAGCTGTTGGCACGCTGATATCAGAGATGTCAAGTACAGACTGTGCGCACTTCATCAAGTGGCTGTATAACTTCTCCAGACAATCCAAG ATGGTGTCTCGCCTGTTCTCTGTGGATGTCACGATGGTTCTACTGGGGCAGCCGGAGAGGAGGCCGGAGGAATGTGACGAGCACGCGGCTCTGGCCCGCTACCTGCCGCATCGCTTCCTCATCCAGAACCTGTTGTTCGCTCGACGCAATGACCACTCCACCACTGTCCAAAGCCACGTCCTGGCCTGCTTGGCTCAGTGTCTGGAGTTGCCTTCACTCAATGCTACCTGCGCTATCCAAAGCCTCTTCTCTGCCA CTGTAACCCAAACTCTATTGGAAGGGGAAAGTACAGAAG GCGGTTCCCAGCATCCACAGAAAAGCTTCCAGACCTTGCCGTTCAGGACTGTGGAGGTCGCTAGCACCGAGAGCTCTGTCTGTGATG CGAGAGAGAACATGGCTCTTCTCATGCGGCGTGTGCAAGACTCCAAGTGTAATGTTCGCAAATCAGCACTGCAG GCCCTAGTAGGTCTTCTGAAGCACGGCGTGATCCCAACGAGCTGGGAGAACCTTTCTATGCTCTCGGAGCGCTGTCGAGACCCGGCTGTGTCTGTGAAAAAGAAAGCCTTGCAGTGTGTGGACGAGATCCTTCAC GCTAAACCGGATTGCAGCCTGGCGCAGAAGGCATGGCTGCTGGGCGTGGTACCGGCGGTTGAAGATTGCGAGAGCGCCGTCCAGGAGAAGGCCCTGGAGGCTCTCGACCACATCTTGCTCAGCCAGGTCAAAGCCTACGCCGCCTGCCGCCATCTTGATAGCAGTCAGAGGCTGACCTGGAAGCTGCTAAATCTGCTCTGCGACGAGTGTCACAGCCTTAG CCAATATTTCAGTCGGGCCATCACCATCTGgactaaacaaaacaagtttaCGGAAACATTTGTAACGAATCTGATTTCGCACACGGAGGCTGATCACAGTCGTGGAGCCTGGCTGCTGCTTTCCAAGGTGGTTTCTGCATCTCCCAAAATTCCATATGGCAAACTCATGGATGCCTGGGACAACATGGTCAG ATCCAAAAATGTGAGCGCGACAACCTGCTGTCACATTCTGGGTGTGATTGGAGACATTTCTGCTCACTTGAATGAAGACACAAAGGCTCGGATTGTTG ATGATATGATGCCTTGGCTGAAGTCCTTTACCATGTCTCTTGAGGCTATCAGTGCTGCCATAGATACTCTGCATCAAATTGGCAGCGGTGAAGATGTCAAGCAAACTCAG gcTTTCCTGAATCATCACTGTGGTGAGCTGGTGTCAATTTGTGAGTCTTATCTGGCTGCTATAATCCTGACCAAAAATGGAATCCACAACGTTAATGAAGAGCTGATG GTGAAACACCTTCACACCTTTGGTGTTGCCTCACTCAACTGTCCTGCTCGAGTGTCCAAAAGAATGATCTTGCTTGTGGAATCTGTCCTTATCCCAAATCCAGACAAATTACAAG ATTGTCAAGATGAGCTAGCAGCTTCACTTCCCGTCTTCCAAAGCAACTTGCTGCCGACCAAAGTCCGAGCCCACGGCGTCATTACTTTGG GTAAGCTGTGTCTGCAACATGAGGAACTGGTCCGCAAGTACCTTCCCGTGTTCGCCAGAGAGCTGGAGCTCGGTACAGAAGTGGCCGTACGCAACAACATTGTGGTGATCATGTGTGACCTATGCGTTCGATACACAAATATGGTGGATCGCTACATCCCCGACATTTCCGCCTGTCTACGAGACGACCAAACAATCATCCGGGAGCATGCTCTCATCATGCTCACCAACCTCCTCCAG GAGGAGTTTGTAAAATGGAAGGGCTCTCTATTCTTCCGCTTCATGGTGGTGCTAGTTGATCCTGTCCCAGCCATCGTCAG TCTGTGTGAATACTGCCTGGTTCACATACTGCTGAAAAAGAGCCCAGAAATGTTTAGTCAGCATTTCATTGAGTGCATCTACCACTTCAATTTGTACAGTGGACATAATTCCTACAAGTTGACTGAAACTGAAAG TGGAAAACTTCGGTTCTCCCTAAAGGGGCCTCAGCACCGCGAGAAACGTTTTCGGATTTACCGCTTTCTACTGCTCCATTTGACGGATGCGCAACGCTTCAAGATCACCAATAAGATGAACCAAAGTGTCCTGG CCTGCTTTGCCAATGAAGAGCTGCCACTGAATGCAGATGCGGAAGACATTTTATCAGACACCTTCAACATACTGACTTTGAAAGAGATGAAGCTTCAGGCCACTGCGAGCGCTGCAGGGGACGAACAAGACGAGGAAAATATGAGCACCATGGCAAAAGCAGTTTTCCAGGCAGCTCAAAATAAGGTGATTTCTCAG GTCAGGAAGAAGGCTTTCGTGGAGGACACCGTTCCTCTCATCATCAGTCTTAAGCGCTTACTGGAGCAGAGACAGTCTCCTGTCCTCAAAGATCTCACAGCCTACCTGCAG GTGACAATGCAGGACTACCCTCAAGAAGTCAAGGAGTTTTTTGCCGGGGATGAGCAATTAGCAGCAGAAGTGGACTTTGCCCTAAAGCAAGCAGGGAAGGACCGCCATCCGGAGAAGCCGATGGACAACTGCAACCTGAATGAGGACTCCAAAATGCTTGCAGCTCAg GCTTTGGCGCACCGCTCTACTTCTTTGTCAAAGAATCTGCAACCTTTCAGCTTTTCCACGCCACATCCAAATCAGCTCCATGCAAGACTTTGGCAGAGTGAGag GCGAAGGCATCTCTTGGCCAGAACCGGCTCAGAACGACAGTCAAACTCCATCACTCTGGGAACAACAG AAAAGTCTCAAGGAGTCGTGAATAGCAGAGCCATCAGCACTCCAAACG ATATGGGCctaaatgtgacttttgagGAGGGAGTCAGTGCCATCTACAATGATCAAACAA GTTCTCGCCAGGAAAGTAGCGTTCTTCATGTACGCTCAGATGGAAATCA
- the LOC119134605 gene encoding steroid 17-alpha-hydroxylase/17,20 lyase-like, with product MAGIVDTVAKDSLVDIFPWLQLFPNADLRLLKQCVSTRDKLLHQKYEEHKAQYSDHLQRDLIDALLRAKRNAHNNNTAEMSSQPLGLSDDHILMTVGDIFGAGVETTVTVLRWAIIYLLYHPEVQKRIQDEMDSNLGRDRSPLLSDRGSLPYLEATIREVLRIRPVSPLLIPHVALQDTSLGNFKVRKGTRVIVNLWSLHYDEKEWKHPELFDPGRFLNSEGTGLSKPSSSYMPFGAGVRVCLGEALAKMELFIFLAWILQRFTFSSPAGQPPPSLEGKFGVVLQPAKYKVTVTPRWRAF from the exons ATGGCA GGTATTGTGGACACCGTCGCCAAAGACAGCCTGGTGGATATTTTCCCCTGGCTCCAG CTCTTTCCCAACGCAGACCTGCGTCTCCTGAAACAATGCGTTTCCACCCGTGACAAACTTCTACATCAGAAATATGAAGAACACAAG GCCCAGTACAGTGACCATTTGCAGAGAGACCTGATAGACGCTCTGCTCCGAGCAAAACGCAATgcccacaacaacaacacggcAGAGATGAGTTCCCAGCCTTTGGGCCTTAGCGACGACCACATCCTTATGACTGTCGGAGACATCTTTGGAGCCGGGGTGGAAACCACCGTCACCGTCCTCAGATGGGCCATCATCTACCTCCTCTATCACCCTGAG GTGCAGAAACGGATCCAGGATGAGATGGACAGCAATTTAGGGCGGGACCGGAGCCCCCTCCTGAGCGACAGAGGCAGTCTTCCTTACCTCGAGGCCACCATCAGGGAGGTGTTGCGGATCCGCCCCGTTTCCCCTCTCCTCATCCCTCACGTTGCCCTCCAGGACACAAG CCTTGGAAATTTCAAAGTGCGAAAAGGGACCAGAGTTATCGTCAACCTGTGGTCACTGCACTACGACGAGAAAGAATGGAAACACCCTGAACTTTTCGACCCAG GTCGCTTTTTGAACAGCGAAGGCACAGGTCTGAGCAAGCCGTCGTCCAGCTACATGCCCTTCGGTGCCGGGGTCAGGGTGTGTCTCGGCGAGGCCTTAGCAAAGATGGAACTCTTTATCTTCCTGGCCTGGATTCTGCAGCGTTTCACCTTTTCCAGCCCAGCCGGTCAACCTCCTCCCTCGCTGGAGGGCAAGTTTGGCGTGGTCCTTCAACCAGCCAAGTACAAGGTGACCGTCACACCCAGATGGCGTGCTTTCTAG
- the LOC119134356 gene encoding cytoplasmic tRNA 2-thiolation protein 2-like has translation MCQVAEAYNDDLEQKEVPSVSKKCVKCKEAIAVVAIRAGDRYCRDCFEQYFRHKFRAILGKNRVISPGEKVLLAVSGGPSSSSMLRQVQEALSPNAHKKLRFIPGIVYIDDGGVFNRSVEERRQTVAKLQDIFQATGFPFHVAPLEQVLELPSSVLAAAWSSSAQRASSYTACADNVIGDASDNCLTAEPPREPSSPYVDQTRLLQQLIDAPKTLTAKEDLLGVLRQHLLVHTARCEGYTKLMFGDNCTRLAVKLISSISLGRGAQLAQDTSFSDSRYGNVMSLKPMRDYSAKEIAYYNHIFRVPSVFTPNLHTKSGEKASIQRLTESFVNKLQVDFPSTVSTIYRTGEKLQTTCKSSSSADPGPRCLLCACSLDTTIENASAFQSTRISECLSQTKCVADAGWTRQGEPCRPSVEERGCCSVASHRVPDATDIRGLLCYSCRLTVKEMSSVDRLPQYILSEAQTRQRRSRMREEIRDFLLED, from the exons ATGTGTCAGGTTGCTGAAGCCTATAATGATGACTTGGAGCAGAAGGAGGTTCCGAG CGTGTCGaagaaatgtgtcaaatgcaaggAGGCGATTGCCGTGGTGGCCATCAGAGCAGGGGACCGATACTGCAG GGACTGTTTTGAACAGTACTTCCGTCATAAATTCAGGGCCATACTGGGCAAAAACAGAGTGATTTCCCCTGGAGAAAAG GTACTGCTGGCGGTATCTGGAggcccttcttcttcttcaatgcTCAGACAAGTCCAAGAG GCTTTGAGTCCAAATGCTCACAAGAAGTTGAGATTCATTCCAGGCATCGTCTACATTGACG ACGGCGGTGTTTTCAATCGCTCTGTGGAGGAGAGACGGCAAACGGTGGCAAAGCTTCAAGATATTTTTCAAGCCACGGGATTCCCCTTCCACGTGGCGCCTCTAGAACAG GTTCTCGAGCTTCCCAGTTCAGTTCTAGCCGCGGCCTGGTCTTCCTCGGCGCAACGAGCGAGTTCCTACACAGCGTGTGCGGATAACGTCATTGGCGATGCTAGCGACAACTGTTTGACAGCAGAGCCGCCGCGTGAACCTTCTTCCCCTTACGTCGACCAAACTCGCTTACTGCAGCAGCTTATTGACGCTCCCAAGACGCTGACGGCCAAAGAAGATCTACTCGGCGTGTTGAG aCAGCATCTTTTAGTGCACACAGCTCGTTGCGAAGGCTACACTAAATTGATGTTTGGAGACAACTGCACCCGACTGGCGGTCAAACTTATAAGTAGCATATCTTTGGGCAGAGGAGCACAGCTTGCTCAAGATACA AGTTTCTCAGACTCTCGCTATGGCAACGTGATGTCATTGAAGCCAATGAGGGACTACTCGGCCAAAGAAATAGCCTATTATAACCACATCTTCCGTGTCCCTTCAGTTTTCACACCCAACCTGCACACAAAG AGTGGCGAGAAGGCCAGCATCCAGCGTCTGACTGAGAGCTTTGTCAATAAACTGCAAGTTGATTTCCCATCGACAGTCAGCACGATATACAG AACCGGTGAAAAGCTGCAAACAACTTGTAAGAGTTCCTCCTCTGCCGACCCTGGCCCCAGATGTTTGCTCTGCGCGTGTTCCCTGGATACTACCATAG AAAATGCTTCGGCCTTCCAGTCCACTCGAATCTCTGAATGCCTCTCCCAGACCAAATGTGTCGCTGACGCAG GATGGACACGCCAAGGAGAACCTTGCCGTCCGTCTGTGGAAGAGAGAGGCTGCTGTTCCGTCGCCAG TCACAGGGTTCCAGACGCAACGGATATCAGAGGCCTGCTGTGTTACAGTTGTCGGTTGACCGTCAAAGAGATG TCTTCGGTGGATCGTCTACCTCAATACATCTTGTCAGAGGCTCAGACGAGGCAAAGGAG GTCTCGTATGAGAGAGGAAATCCGAGATTTCCTGCTGGAGGATTAG